The following are from one region of the Streptomyces tuirus genome:
- a CDS encoding class I SAM-dependent methyltransferase, whose amino-acid sequence MTTYNDDVDWDSWPVADYLAEHYREVHPWDAAVIAHHSAGYRRLPPGGISRSVEFGAGPNLYPLMLASAASREIDAVEAGAGNVAYLTDQICHRPDASWLPFHALCRELNPELPATLAGALAPVHIVHADVRALPPGTYELASMHFVAESVTEDFAEFADLCRTFVRTARPGGYLVAAFMENMPTYRIGPASRWPGCPVSPAAVTEVFTPLTRDLDVTHIDVDPTLPDYGDSGMVLLTGVAEAV is encoded by the coding sequence ATGACGACGTACAACGACGACGTGGACTGGGACAGCTGGCCGGTCGCCGACTACCTCGCGGAGCACTACCGCGAGGTACATCCCTGGGACGCGGCGGTCATCGCCCACCACAGTGCCGGCTACCGGCGTCTTCCGCCGGGCGGCATCTCCCGCTCGGTGGAGTTCGGGGCGGGTCCCAACCTCTACCCGCTGATGCTCGCGTCCGCCGCGAGCCGTGAGATCGACGCAGTGGAGGCGGGAGCGGGCAACGTCGCCTACCTCACGGACCAAATCTGTCACCGTCCTGACGCGAGCTGGCTCCCGTTCCACGCGCTGTGCCGGGAACTCAACCCCGAGCTGCCCGCAACGCTGGCCGGCGCGCTGGCCCCGGTGCACATCGTGCACGCCGACGTCCGGGCGCTGCCGCCGGGCACATACGAACTGGCCTCCATGCACTTCGTCGCCGAGAGCGTGACGGAGGACTTCGCCGAGTTCGCCGACTTGTGCCGCACCTTCGTCCGCACGGCCCGGCCGGGCGGCTACCTGGTCGCCGCGTTCATGGAGAACATGCCGACGTACCGCATCGGACCCGCCTCCCGCTGGCCGGGCTGTCCGGTGAGCCCGGCGGCCGTCACGGAGGTCTTCACCCCCCTGACCCGGGACCTGGACGTGACCCACATCGACGTGGACCCGACCCTGCCGGACTACGGGGACTCGGGGATGGTGCTGCTCACGGGGGTGGCGGAGGCGGTGTAG